A genomic segment from Agromyces sp. CF514 encodes:
- a CDS encoding EboA domain-containing protein, translated as MTHPWTAEAVRLIADEPDRIAELFPAAGREVGRAPLSPEADPLGLTIGTSDDVARESLVAALLRALPSADAATELADLYRYGDDAEQRGVLRGLNGAQSGGAIATDGSDAAGSQPETSAGLDPVVATGLGLVAEALRSNDPRLVAAALGPFAAAHLDQHSWRHGVLKALFMGIPLDAVAGLDRRADAEVARMAAGLVAERRAASRDVTDDMTRLAAGHETSNTTDPTED; from the coding sequence ATGACCCACCCGTGGACCGCAGAGGCCGTCCGGCTGATCGCCGACGAGCCCGACCGCATCGCCGAGCTGTTCCCCGCAGCCGGGCGCGAGGTGGGGCGCGCCCCGCTCTCGCCCGAGGCCGACCCGCTCGGCCTCACGATCGGCACCTCCGACGACGTCGCGCGCGAGTCGCTCGTCGCCGCGCTGCTGCGCGCCCTTCCGTCCGCGGATGCCGCGACCGAGCTCGCCGACCTGTACCGGTACGGCGACGACGCCGAGCAGCGCGGCGTGCTGCGCGGCCTCAACGGAGCGCAGTCGGGCGGGGCGATCGCCACGGACGGATCGGATGCCGCGGGCTCGCAGCCCGAGACATCCGCGGGCCTCGACCCCGTCGTCGCGACCGGTCTGGGCCTGGTCGCAGAGGCGCTGCGCAGCAACGACCCCCGCCTGGTCGCCGCCGCGCTCGGCCCGTTCGCCGCCGCGCACCTGGACCAGCACTCGTGGCGCCACGGCGTGCTGAAGGCGCTGTTCATGGGCATCCCGCTCGATGCCGTCGCGGGGCTCGACCGACGTGCCGACGCCGAGGTCGCCCGGATGGCGGCCGGTCTCGTCGCCGAGCGCCGCGCGGCATCACGAGACGTGACCGACGACATGACCCGGCTCGCCGCCGGGCACGAGACCTCGAACACCACCGACCCTACGGAGGACTGA
- a CDS encoding sugar phosphate isomerase/epimerase, protein MSDVMTAPTTGARPAAEDALPGARFALGYGTNGFSDHPLDDAITVLDALGYRGLALTLGHPHLDPFASDADRTAARLRRRLDELGWRVVVETGTRYLLDPFRKHRPNLLDDEPGLRELFLRRAIDLGAILGADCVSLWSGTLPAGVEPDEAHDRLRDRLDGLVDRAAEAGVPLAFEPEPGMLVETVADALALRADLGDPPALGLTVDLGHCVVVEPDGVVGALRAAGPLLRNVQVDDMLPAAHEHLEFGHGSLDLAAALRTLDELDYRGLAAVELPRHAYDAPGVAARSMTALRDAWEAR, encoded by the coding sequence GTGAGCGACGTGATGACCGCACCCACGACCGGCGCCCGGCCCGCTGCCGAGGACGCCCTGCCCGGCGCCCGCTTCGCGCTCGGCTACGGCACGAACGGCTTCTCGGACCACCCGCTCGACGACGCGATCACCGTGCTCGACGCGCTCGGGTACCGGGGCCTCGCCCTGACCCTCGGTCACCCGCACCTCGACCCGTTCGCGAGCGACGCCGACCGCACGGCGGCACGGCTGCGCCGCCGTCTCGACGAGCTCGGCTGGCGGGTCGTCGTCGAGACGGGCACGCGGTACCTGCTCGACCCGTTCCGCAAGCACCGGCCGAACCTCCTCGACGACGAACCCGGCCTGCGTGAGCTCTTCCTGCGGCGGGCGATCGACCTGGGCGCGATCCTCGGCGCCGACTGCGTCTCGCTGTGGTCGGGCACCCTGCCCGCCGGCGTCGAGCCCGACGAGGCGCACGACCGGCTGCGCGACCGACTCGACGGGCTCGTCGACCGGGCGGCGGAGGCGGGCGTGCCGCTCGCGTTCGAGCCCGAGCCGGGCATGCTCGTCGAGACCGTCGCCGATGCGCTCGCGCTCCGCGCCGACCTCGGCGACCCGCCTGCGCTCGGCCTGACGGTCGACCTCGGCCACTGCGTGGTCGTGGAGCCCGACGGCGTGGTCGGCGCCCTGCGGGCGGCCGGCCCGCTGCTGCGCAACGTGCAGGTCGACGACATGCTGCCCGCCGCGCACGAGCACCTCGAGTTCGGACACGGCTCGCTGGACCTCGCCGCGGCCCTGCGCACCCTCGACGAACTCGACTACCGCGGGCTCGCGGCGGTCGAGCTCCCCCGCCACGCATACGACGCCCCCGGCGTCGCCGCCCGATCGATGACCGCACTCCGAGACGCCTGGGAGGCACGATGA
- a CDS encoding SCO3242 family prenyltransferase: MTTTSDLLELVRAPAALTVLGDTAVGAQAAAGGFRGRGWLLPLASVAIYSGGMALNDWADRGVDAAERPERPIPSGRISPRRALAVAAGLGAIGLALAAAGGGRRGLAVAVPLAASVVAYDVVAKPTAAGPLAMAACRGLDVLMGAGGSPRALPAALAIAVHTLGVTALSRGEVHGGTGADAGIALVATGAAAAAVDAAAGSAPAAQAQAPASRIGGALGSAAYLAAALPGQLAALEEPSPTKVRDATRAGIGSVVPLQAALVARAGGIAVATGLMAVHATIRMRARRGRRGEIT, translated from the coding sequence GTGACGACGACCTCGGACCTGCTCGAACTCGTGCGGGCCCCGGCGGCGCTCACGGTGCTCGGCGACACCGCGGTCGGCGCCCAGGCCGCTGCCGGCGGCTTCCGCGGGCGCGGATGGCTGCTGCCGCTCGCATCGGTCGCGATCTACAGCGGCGGCATGGCCTTGAACGACTGGGCCGATCGGGGGGTCGACGCCGCCGAACGGCCCGAACGCCCGATCCCGTCTGGACGCATCAGCCCGCGGCGCGCCCTCGCGGTGGCCGCAGGCCTCGGAGCGATCGGCCTCGCGCTGGCCGCGGCCGGTGGCGGACGACGCGGGCTCGCAGTCGCCGTGCCGCTCGCGGCATCCGTCGTCGCGTACGACGTCGTCGCCAAGCCCACGGCCGCAGGCCCGCTCGCGATGGCCGCCTGCCGGGGGCTCGACGTGCTCATGGGTGCGGGCGGCTCGCCGCGCGCGCTGCCCGCCGCGCTCGCGATCGCGGTGCACACGCTCGGCGTGACCGCTCTCTCGCGGGGCGAGGTGCACGGCGGCACCGGGGCGGACGCCGGGATCGCGCTCGTCGCGACCGGCGCCGCGGCCGCCGCAGTGGACGCGGCGGCCGGGTCGGCACCCGCTGCACAGGCGCAGGCGCCCGCCTCGCGCATCGGCGGCGCCCTGGGCTCCGCCGCGTACCTCGCCGCCGCGCTCCCCGGTCAGCTCGCGGCGCTCGAGGAGCCGTCGCCGACGAAGGTCCGCGACGCGACGCGTGCGGGCATCGGCTCGGTCGTCCCGCTGCAGGCCGCGCTCGTCGCGAGGGCCGGCGGCATCGCGGTCGCGACGGGCCTGATGGCGGTGCACGCGACGATCCGGATGCGCGCGCGGCGCGGCAGGCGCGGGGAGATCACGTGA
- a CDS encoding inositol-3-phosphate synthase yields the protein MEHTSTPHDTDTTSPWNRGRVGLWLIGARGSVATTVAVGVHALAAGIAPPTGCTTAGAGFAEVPLPGFDEIVIGGHDVSAVPLGQRAEQLAASGMIPAAIVAAVRAELDATDAEIRPAVSDADARQADVIARLAADIIAFRERHGLAHVTVVDVSSTEPLPADRPEFHDTELLAAALADPDRAVLPASSLAGLAAVEAGAAYACFTPSAGLALPALRAIAQSRIPFAGQDGKTGETLLRTVLAPMFVERGMHVLSWAGANLLGGGDGQTLADPEAVRSKLASKTRGLQSLVGDHVVAPLHIDNVPDLGDVKTAWDHVHAEGFLSSRITLQTTWTAYDSMLAAPLVIDLARLLSLAGAAGVRGVVPALGCFFKDPWGSDVHAFADQVAALRSWTSDLGEQVAAAAPVPAPAAREADADPVPIGATR from the coding sequence GTGGAGCACACTTCCACCCCGCACGACACCGACACGACGAGCCCCTGGAATCGGGGCCGCGTCGGACTCTGGCTGATCGGCGCACGCGGCTCGGTCGCGACCACCGTCGCCGTCGGCGTGCACGCCCTCGCCGCGGGCATCGCCCCGCCCACCGGCTGCACGACGGCCGGCGCCGGCTTCGCCGAGGTGCCGCTGCCCGGCTTCGACGAGATCGTGATCGGCGGCCACGACGTGAGCGCCGTGCCGCTCGGACAGCGGGCCGAGCAACTCGCCGCGTCCGGCATGATCCCCGCCGCGATCGTCGCCGCCGTGCGCGCGGAACTCGACGCCACGGACGCCGAGATCCGCCCGGCCGTCTCGGACGCCGACGCCCGCCAGGCCGACGTCATCGCCCGGCTCGCGGCCGACATCATCGCCTTCCGCGAGCGTCACGGGCTCGCGCACGTGACGGTCGTCGACGTCTCGTCGACCGAGCCGCTTCCCGCCGACCGCCCGGAGTTCCACGACACCGAACTGCTCGCCGCGGCGCTCGCCGATCCCGACCGAGCAGTGCTGCCCGCCAGCTCGCTCGCGGGGCTCGCCGCCGTCGAGGCCGGGGCGGCCTACGCCTGCTTCACCCCGTCGGCCGGGCTCGCGCTGCCCGCGCTCCGCGCGATCGCCCAGTCGCGCATCCCCTTCGCCGGTCAGGACGGCAAGACCGGCGAGACCCTGCTGCGCACGGTGCTCGCGCCCATGTTCGTCGAGCGCGGCATGCACGTGCTCTCGTGGGCCGGCGCGAACCTGCTCGGCGGCGGCGACGGGCAGACGCTCGCCGACCCCGAAGCCGTGCGCAGCAAGCTCGCGTCGAAGACCCGAGGCCTGCAGAGCCTCGTCGGCGACCACGTCGTCGCACCGCTGCACATCGACAACGTGCCCGACCTCGGCGACGTGAAGACCGCGTGGGACCACGTGCACGCCGAGGGTTTCCTCTCGAGCCGCATCACGCTGCAGACCACGTGGACGGCCTACGACTCGATGCTCGCCGCACCGCTCGTGATCGACCTCGCGCGCCTGCTGTCGCTCGCAGGGGCGGCCGGAGTGCGGGGCGTCGTGCCGGCCCTCGGCTGCTTCTTCAAGGACCCGTGGGGCAGCGACGTGCACGCGTTCGCCGATCAGGTCGCGGCGCTGCGCTCGTGGACGTCGGACCTCGGCGAGCAGGTCGCGGCCGCAGCCCCGGTGCCTGCTCCGGCGGCACGCGAGGCCGACGCAGACCCCGTGCCGATCGGCGCGACCCGGTGA